A DNA window from Streptomyces sp. CA-278952 contains the following coding sequences:
- a CDS encoding DUF445 domain-containing protein yields MERTGSGEQEQGEDAVQKSERSERSVLPPAQATGQGQGSRAGAGPLASFAYTAADEEKQRGVRRMKLTATGLLLLVALVYVLATWAKNSGVEGWPGYVAAAAEAGMVGALADWFAVTALFRRPLGLPIPHTAIIPTKKDQLGQSLGSFVGENFLSGDVIRDRIHALGVGRRLGVWLAEPAHADRVTAELATALRGALTVLRDSDVQAVVGEAITRRADAAEVGPGLGKMLEKVVTDGGHRKVVDLVCVRAHDWLVEHGDSVMNAVQGGAPGWTPRFVDKRVGERVYKELLRFITEMRDMPEHPARGSIDTFLTDFASDLQSDADTRARVERLKSEILGRSEVQDVIASAWSSVRTMILSAAEDERSELRLRARASLMSLGARLSSDERLQGKLDGWLEDAAVYVVTTYRAEITSLISETVAGWDADQTSKKIEAHIGRDLQFIRINGTVVGALAGLAIYTVSHALSG; encoded by the coding sequence ATGGAACGGACCGGATCCGGCGAGCAGGAGCAGGGCGAGGACGCGGTGCAGAAGTCGGAGCGATCGGAGCGATCGGTGCTGCCGCCGGCACAGGCGACGGGGCAGGGACAGGGGTCGAGGGCGGGGGCGGGCCCGCTGGCCTCGTTCGCGTACACCGCCGCCGACGAGGAGAAGCAGCGCGGCGTACGGCGCATGAAACTCACGGCCACCGGCCTCCTTCTGCTCGTCGCGCTCGTCTACGTCCTGGCCACCTGGGCGAAGAACTCAGGCGTGGAGGGCTGGCCGGGCTACGTCGCGGCGGCTGCCGAGGCGGGGATGGTGGGCGCGTTGGCGGACTGGTTCGCCGTCACGGCGCTCTTCCGGCGCCCGCTCGGCCTGCCCATTCCGCACACAGCCATCATCCCCACCAAGAAGGATCAGCTGGGACAGTCACTCGGTTCCTTCGTTGGCGAGAACTTTCTCTCCGGGGACGTCATTCGTGACCGAATTCACGCTCTCGGGGTCGGCCGGAGGCTCGGTGTGTGGCTCGCGGAGCCGGCCCACGCCGACCGGGTCACCGCCGAGCTGGCGACGGCCCTGCGCGGCGCGCTCACGGTCCTTCGGGATTCCGATGTGCAGGCGGTGGTCGGCGAGGCCATCACCCGGCGCGCGGACGCGGCGGAGGTCGGCCCGGGCCTCGGCAAGATGCTGGAGAAGGTCGTCACGGACGGCGGTCACCGCAAGGTCGTCGACCTCGTCTGTGTCCGGGCACACGACTGGCTGGTGGAGCACGGCGACTCGGTGATGAACGCGGTTCAGGGCGGAGCCCCCGGCTGGACCCCGCGGTTCGTCGACAAGCGAGTGGGCGAGCGGGTCTACAAGGAACTGCTGCGATTCATCACGGAGATGCGGGACATGCCGGAGCACCCGGCGCGCGGCTCCATCGACACGTTCCTGACCGATTTCGCGTCCGACCTCCAGAGCGACGCCGACACCCGGGCCCGGGTGGAGCGGCTGAAGTCGGAGATCCTGGGCCGGAGTGAGGTCCAGGACGTCATCGCCTCGGCCTGGTCGTCCGTACGGACGATGATCCTCTCGGCGGCGGAGGACGAGCGCAGCGAGCTGCGGCTGCGGGCCCGTGCCTCGCTGATGTCGCTGGGTGCGCGGCTGTCGAGCGACGAACGGCTCCAGGGCAAGCTGGACGGCTGGCTGGAGGACGCCGCGGTGTACGTCGTGACGACGTACCGCGCCGAGATCACCTCGCTGATCAGCGAGACGGTGGCCGGCTGGGACGCGGACCAGACCTCGAAGAAGATCGAGGCGCACATCGGCCGCGACCTCCAGTTCATCCGGATCAACGGCACGGTGGTCGGCGCGCTGGCGGGCCTGGCGATCTACACGGTGTCGCACGCGCTGAGCGGCTGA
- a CDS encoding alpha/beta fold hydrolase: MGAVTTTVTVEDGEATGGSGPVRLSCTDHGGEGPPLLLLHGLAGHSGEWEALAARFASTHRVIAFDARGSGASTRRPGDVTRAAHVRDVLAVAHRFGLAGEDTVLAGQSMGGLTALLTAAAHPEVCRALVLIEAGPAGPSPQLPDRIGDWLDSWPVPFPDAGAAEAFFGGGPAGRAWAAGLVPGPGGLHPRVDRDVMVATVQENAHRHYWDDWDELRCPALVVRGEHGTMKPDEADRMRSRHPGTRIGVIPGAGHDAHLDNTAAVYGEMAAFLAAVCDPLHTGHRPGSVGPGGGK, encoded by the coding sequence GTGGGGGCGGTCACGACGACGGTGACGGTCGAGGACGGCGAAGCGACGGGCGGATCCGGCCCCGTACGCCTCTCCTGCACCGACCACGGCGGCGAGGGCCCGCCCCTCCTCCTGCTGCACGGCCTGGCCGGTCATTCCGGCGAGTGGGAGGCGCTGGCCGCCCGGTTCGCGTCCACGCACCGGGTGATCGCCTTCGACGCCCGGGGCAGCGGGGCGAGCACCCGCCGCCCCGGGGACGTGACGCGGGCGGCGCACGTCCGCGATGTCCTCGCGGTCGCGCACCGGTTCGGACTGGCAGGGGAGGACACGGTGCTGGCCGGCCAGTCGATGGGCGGCCTCACCGCGCTGCTGACGGCGGCGGCCCACCCGGAGGTGTGCCGCGCGCTGGTCCTGATCGAGGCGGGCCCGGCGGGGCCGAGTCCCCAACTGCCGGACCGGATCGGTGACTGGCTCGACTCGTGGCCGGTGCCGTTCCCGGACGCGGGGGCGGCCGAGGCGTTCTTCGGCGGCGGGCCGGCGGGCCGGGCCTGGGCGGCGGGGCTCGTGCCGGGCCCCGGCGGGCTGCACCCCCGGGTCGACCGGGACGTGATGGTCGCCACCGTGCAGGAGAACGCGCACCGGCACTACTGGGACGACTGGGACGAGTTGCGCTGCCCGGCGCTCGTGGTGCGCGGCGAGCACGGCACGATGAAGCCGGACGAGGCGGACCGGATGCGGTCCCGGCACCCCGGGACGCGGATCGGCGTGATCCCGGGAGCCGGCCACGACGCCCACCTGGACAACACGGCTGCGGTGTACGGGGAGATGGCGGCCTTCCTCGCGGCCGTGTGTGACCCCCTTCACACCGGTCACCGTCCTGGCTCCGTCGGTCCGGGTGGCGGGAAATGA
- a CDS encoding TauD/TfdA family dioxygenase, which translates to MESNGYCMLRGVSVGELPKTPQAHEAHVLDGHPTNGTLLLVADLLGSLTGYQDEKSGALFHDVHPVRGEESRIENSGSVAFDFHTENVHHPLRPDYLGLLCLRQDHEQIAATRVSSVRDALPLLTDGEVAELRKPQFHSLYPTSFTRNIPGPRPSAGPHPVIFGPAGRPFMRFNSHNTAGDHPRARAALRALAAALERVCHDLVLAPGDLVVLDNHVVVHGRTAFTPRYDGQDRWLRRFYSLRSAPLWAQRMMRHPRVLPAMTDIRGVV; encoded by the coding sequence GTGGAATCCAACGGATACTGCATGCTGCGCGGCGTTTCGGTGGGAGAACTGCCGAAGACTCCGCAGGCACATGAGGCCCATGTCCTCGACGGCCACCCGACCAACGGAACCCTCCTGCTCGTCGCGGATCTCCTCGGCTCGCTGACCGGATATCAGGACGAGAAATCGGGCGCGCTCTTCCACGACGTGCATCCCGTACGCGGCGAGGAAAGCCGAATAGAGAACAGTGGATCGGTCGCCTTCGACTTCCACACCGAGAACGTGCACCACCCGCTCCGTCCCGACTACCTGGGCCTGCTCTGCCTGCGCCAGGACCACGAGCAGATCGCCGCGACCCGTGTCTCCTCCGTGCGCGACGCGCTGCCGCTGCTGACGGACGGCGAGGTGGCGGAGCTGCGGAAGCCGCAGTTCCACAGCCTCTACCCGACCTCGTTCACCCGGAACATCCCCGGCCCCCGCCCCTCGGCAGGCCCACACCCGGTGATCTTCGGCCCGGCCGGCCGCCCGTTCATGCGCTTCAACTCGCACAACACCGCGGGCGATCACCCGCGGGCGCGGGCCGCGCTGCGGGCCCTGGCCGCTGCGCTGGAGCGGGTCTGCCACGACCTGGTGCTCGCGCCGGGCGACCTCGTCGTCCTGGACAACCACGTCGTGGTCCACGGCCGCACCGCGTTCACCCCCCGCTACGACGGCCAGGACCGCTGGCTGCGCCGGTTCTACTCCCTGCGCAGCGCCCCGCTGTGGGCCCAGCGCATGATGCGGCACCCGCGCGTGCTGCCGGCGATGACGGACATCCGCGGGGTCGTCTGA
- a CDS encoding sulfite exporter TauE/SafE family protein yields MELYEVLGLLVAATAAGWVDAVVGGGGVLLIPVLLLAFPGYSPAVALGTNKIAAVMGTATAAYMYQRRTKLDRSVLLPAAGLAVPFGALGALSASSVPTSYFRPVIMGLLITVALFVAFRPSFGVQQRDIVVTPRRRNAAILIAGVGIGFYDGVFGPGVGTFLIISFTTLLATQFLESAAMAKVINASSNLGALAIFAWQGNVLWALGLGMAVGNIAGAMIGSRTAMKRGSGFVRVVLVLVVTGMVAKMGFDQFA; encoded by the coding sequence GTGGAACTGTACGAAGTGCTTGGCCTGCTCGTGGCCGCGACAGCGGCCGGCTGGGTGGACGCGGTGGTCGGCGGTGGCGGGGTGCTGCTCATCCCGGTGCTCCTGCTGGCCTTTCCCGGGTATTCGCCCGCGGTGGCGCTGGGCACGAACAAGATCGCGGCGGTCATGGGCACCGCGACCGCCGCGTACATGTACCAGCGGCGCACCAAGCTCGACCGCTCGGTCCTGCTGCCCGCCGCCGGGCTCGCGGTCCCCTTCGGCGCACTCGGCGCGCTGTCCGCGTCGAGCGTTCCCACGAGCTATTTCCGGCCCGTCATCATGGGGCTGCTCATCACGGTGGCGCTCTTCGTGGCCTTCCGGCCGAGTTTCGGGGTTCAGCAGAGAGACATCGTGGTCACCCCGCGCCGCCGCAATGCGGCCATCCTCATCGCGGGAGTCGGCATCGGTTTCTACGACGGGGTATTCGGGCCCGGCGTCGGCACCTTCCTCATCATCTCCTTCACCACGCTCCTCGCGACACAGTTCCTGGAGAGCGCGGCCATGGCGAAGGTGATCAACGCCTCCTCCAACCTGGGGGCCCTCGCGATCTTCGCCTGGCAGGGAAACGTCCTGTGGGCCCTCGGCCTGGGAATGGCCGTGGGTAACATCGCCGGCGCGATGATCGGGTCGCGCACCGCGATGAAAAGAGGATCCGGATTCGTCCGGGTCGTTTTGGTCCTCGTGGTCACCGGGATGGTGGCCAAGATGGGATTCGATCAGTTCGCCTGA
- a CDS encoding alpha-hydroxy acid oxidase → MARELSGLLTLTDYEQAAASVLDAATWAYVAGGADTQLTVRANAEAFDRVWLRPRALGGTGVKPDTSVTVLGQRLALPVLLAPTSPQRLLHEDAEIATARAAESTGTVSIVSTDSHYAFPQVTGAVGSDSWFQLYAYRSRDDVVATIALAEDAGATALVVTVDANYAARRISTRRAGFRTPANVDFGNLRALGVLTGDIPDGARIERLPLTWDDLEWIRSRTRLPIVVKGILRAEDAERCVALGLDGVIVSNHGGRQLDGAVPSLFALEQVAAAVDGRALVLMDGGIRSGVHVVKALAYGADAVCVGRPYLWGLGLAGQQGVEAVLDLLRGEIEDTLLQLGADSVADIDAGFAVDARGTTSTAAR, encoded by the coding sequence ATGGCAAGGGAATTATCCGGGCTGTTGACGCTGACCGATTACGAGCAGGCCGCAGCGTCCGTTCTCGACGCCGCTACCTGGGCGTACGTGGCGGGCGGCGCCGACACCCAGCTCACGGTCCGTGCCAACGCGGAGGCCTTCGACCGGGTCTGGCTGCGCCCCCGTGCCCTCGGCGGGACGGGCGTCAAACCCGACACCTCGGTGACCGTCCTCGGGCAGCGGCTGGCCCTGCCCGTCCTGCTCGCCCCGACCAGCCCGCAGCGCCTCCTCCACGAGGACGCCGAGATCGCGACCGCCCGCGCGGCCGAGTCGACGGGCACCGTATCGATCGTCAGCACCGACAGCCACTACGCCTTCCCCCAAGTGACCGGCGCGGTCGGCAGCGACAGCTGGTTCCAGCTCTACGCCTACCGGTCCCGCGACGACGTCGTCGCGACGATCGCCCTGGCGGAGGACGCCGGCGCGACCGCGCTCGTGGTCACGGTCGACGCCAACTACGCGGCCCGCCGCATCAGCACCCGGCGCGCGGGCTTCCGCACCCCCGCGAACGTCGACTTCGGCAACCTGCGCGCGCTGGGCGTGCTCACCGGCGACATCCCGGACGGCGCGCGCATCGAGCGCCTGCCGCTGACCTGGGACGACCTGGAATGGATCCGGTCCCGTACGCGGTTGCCGATCGTGGTCAAGGGCATCCTGCGGGCCGAGGACGCCGAACGCTGCGTCGCCCTGGGCCTCGACGGCGTCATCGTCTCCAACCACGGCGGCCGCCAACTCGACGGCGCGGTCCCCAGCCTGTTCGCCCTGGAGCAGGTGGCGGCCGCGGTCGACGGCCGCGCCCTGGTCCTCATGGACGGCGGCATCCGCTCCGGCGTCCACGTCGTCAAGGCTCTCGCGTACGGCGCGGACGCGGTGTGCGTCGGCCGCCCCTACCTCTGGGGCCTCGGCCTGGCCGGACAGCAGGGAGTGGAAGCGGTCCTCGACCTCCTCAGGGGCGAGATCGAGGACACGCTGCTCCAGCTCGGCGCGGACTCCGTCGCCGACATCGACGCCGGCTTCGCCGTCGACGCCCGCGGAACCACGAGCACGGCCGCACGCTGA
- a CDS encoding aminotransferase-like domain-containing protein gives MTAAASAPSATVHFSRGIPPLEAIPSAAIAELTGSILASEPDRVFQYAPIGHHTGDRELRVQLGAFHAVDPDRVFVTNGSLQALDLLAAHLLKNAPGRKVLAEAPTYDRAVQIFERHGGQVSGIPLRHDGLDLDVLRERVRTEVPAFVYVIPDFQNPAGVTTSEEKRRELVRLSAEFGFTILEDIPYRELRFAGTAPTLLGELADSVDGARVLTIGSLSKVLSPGLRVGYVIGAPGTPRALAALAESTYLSPAPLLQAVAARAFASGLVRRNIDEVRNLLRPRHDTAVEAVRKSLGDVALCVPEGGYYISVHLPVRTAEEKFLAAAGAEGIALTRGSAFYPADSAPPSGTVFLRLPFQTLSGEEFAEGVARLATVAQRTE, from the coding sequence GTGACCGCTGCTGCTTCCGCGCCCTCCGCGACCGTCCACTTCTCGCGTGGCATCCCTCCGCTCGAAGCGATCCCATCCGCCGCCATCGCGGAGCTGACCGGTTCGATCCTCGCCTCCGAACCGGACCGGGTCTTCCAGTACGCGCCCATCGGCCACCACACCGGTGACCGTGAACTCCGCGTCCAGCTTGGTGCGTTCCACGCCGTCGACCCCGACCGAGTGTTCGTCACCAACGGCTCGCTCCAGGCCCTCGACCTGCTCGCCGCCCATCTCCTCAAGAACGCACCCGGCAGGAAGGTCCTCGCGGAGGCGCCGACGTACGACCGCGCCGTCCAGATCTTCGAGCGGCACGGGGGGCAGGTGTCCGGGATACCGCTGCGGCACGACGGCCTCGACCTGGACGTCCTGCGCGAGCGCGTGCGTACGGAGGTGCCCGCGTTCGTCTATGTCATCCCGGACTTCCAGAACCCCGCCGGGGTGACGACGAGCGAGGAGAAGCGGCGCGAACTGGTGCGGCTGTCAGCGGAGTTCGGATTCACGATTCTGGAGGACATCCCGTACCGGGAACTCCGCTTCGCCGGCACGGCCCCCACGCTCCTCGGTGAGCTCGCCGACTCCGTCGACGGTGCCCGGGTGCTCACCATCGGCTCGCTGAGCAAGGTCCTCAGCCCGGGACTGCGCGTCGGTTACGTCATCGGCGCACCCGGCACCCCGAGGGCCCTGGCGGCGCTCGCGGAGAGCACCTACCTCTCGCCCGCCCCGCTGCTCCAGGCGGTCGCGGCGCGGGCCTTCGCGAGCGGCCTGGTCCGGCGGAACATCGACGAGGTCCGGAACCTGCTGCGGCCGCGGCACGACACGGCGGTCGAGGCGGTGCGGAAGTCGCTCGGCGACGTCGCGCTGTGCGTGCCCGAGGGCGGCTACTACATCAGCGTGCATCTGCCGGTACGGACCGCGGAGGAGAAGTTCCTCGCGGCGGCGGGCGCCGAGGGCATCGCCCTCACCCGCGGCTCGGCGTTCTACCCGGCGGACTCGGCACCGCCGTCCGGAACGGTGTTCCTCCGGCTGCCGTTCCAGACCCTGAGCGGCGAGGAGTTCGCCGAGGGCGTCGCACGGCTCGCCACGGTGGCGCAGCGGACGGAGTAG
- a CDS encoding benzoate/H(+) symporter BenE family transporter has product MATAEQGAGDGTDEAPGPDTGTRAGTRAAGTPDVATGDAGAPGAGAPGGGAQAVSGRRGLLADASLSAVLAGLITVVVSCSGPLLVVLAAASAGHLTDAQTASWVWAACVGSGVTCAVLSWWTRMPVITAFSTPGAAVLVGSLGDYTYPQAIGAFLVSGLLMALVGLTGVFGRVMRRVPPGIVAAMLAGVLFSFGVDLFSALDGAPLPVLAALATYLAVKQRSPRYAVAWALLAAVAATSVAPGIHASSVDVGLTLPVFTAPEFSVSAFVGLAVPLAVVTMASQNAPGLGVLAACGYRPNDRLLITVTGLASTVLAPLGGHAVNLAAITAAISTGEEAHRDPRRRYVAGLASGVFYLLAGVCGAALVGLFTVLPPELIAVIAGIALLATFSTSLAQAVADEQGRDAAVVTFLTTASGVTLGGIGSACWGLVLGLVTHLALTARRRRGAQEDAA; this is encoded by the coding sequence ATGGCCACGGCCGAACAGGGCGCCGGGGACGGCACGGACGAGGCGCCCGGGCCGGATACGGGGACCCGCGCGGGGACCCGGGCCGCAGGCACCCCGGATGTGGCGACCGGGGATGCGGGGGCCCCGGGCGCAGGGGCCCCTGGCGGGGGCGCACAGGCTGTGTCCGGGCGGCGGGGGCTGCTGGCGGACGCCTCGCTCTCCGCCGTCCTCGCGGGCCTGATCACGGTCGTGGTCTCGTGCTCCGGCCCCCTCCTCGTGGTTCTCGCGGCAGCGTCCGCCGGCCACCTGACCGACGCGCAGACCGCGTCATGGGTGTGGGCGGCGTGCGTGGGCAGCGGTGTGACGTGTGCCGTTCTCAGCTGGTGGACCCGGATGCCGGTGATCACCGCGTTCTCGACGCCGGGTGCCGCGGTCCTCGTCGGCAGCCTCGGGGACTACACCTACCCGCAGGCCATCGGAGCCTTCCTGGTCAGCGGTCTCCTCATGGCGCTGGTCGGCCTGACGGGCGTCTTCGGCCGGGTCATGCGCCGCGTACCGCCCGGAATCGTGGCGGCCATGCTGGCGGGCGTGCTGTTCTCCTTCGGCGTCGACCTGTTCTCGGCGCTGGACGGCGCGCCTCTTCCGGTTCTGGCCGCCCTGGCCACCTACCTCGCGGTCAAGCAGCGATCGCCGAGATACGCGGTGGCCTGGGCCCTGCTGGCGGCCGTGGCCGCCACCTCCGTCGCCCCGGGCATCCACGCCTCGTCCGTCGACGTCGGGCTGACCCTTCCCGTCTTCACGGCACCGGAGTTCAGCGTTTCGGCGTTCGTGGGCCTGGCCGTCCCGCTGGCCGTGGTGACGATGGCCTCGCAGAACGCGCCCGGGCTCGGAGTGCTGGCGGCCTGTGGCTACCGTCCGAACGACCGGCTGCTCATCACCGTGACCGGGCTCGCCTCGACGGTGCTCGCGCCACTGGGAGGCCACGCCGTCAACCTGGCGGCGATCACGGCGGCGATCAGCACGGGCGAAGAGGCCCACCGTGACCCGCGACGCCGTTACGTGGCCGGTCTGGCGTCCGGTGTCTTCTATCTGCTGGCGGGCGTCTGCGGAGCCGCCCTAGTCGGGCTGTTCACCGTGCTGCCGCCCGAGCTCATCGCCGTCATCGCGGGGATCGCCCTGCTCGCCACGTTCTCCACGAGCCTCGCGCAGGCGGTGGCGGACGAGCAGGGCCGGGACGCGGCGGTGGTCACCTTCCTCACCACGGCCTCCGGTGTCACCCTCGGCGGCATCGGGTCCGCTTGCTGGGGACTCGTCCTGGGCCTGGTGACGCACCTGGCGCTCACCGCCAGGAGGCGGCGCGGCGCCCAGGAGGACGCGGCGTGA
- a CDS encoding excalibur calcium-binding domain-containing protein — protein MQTRKQSRRPRHGFLRIRISAGAGALALILTGCGGDDGNTDAQGGKAAASAGSSASVDRALALMDDEQSTDVGNSLDVDVLDNDSVTLENGDRAALLHTYDPAELTLSIDTEPEHGSASVSGTTVTYTAGDGYAGEDELTYEVLVKGTEVPAATAVVRITVGAATPETTPTPVSNASTPAPEATDPAPAYYKNCDAARAAGAAPVEKGDPGYAPHLDRDGDGVGCEPWGESSSSSSSDGSGTRGGGGGGGSVSYANCTAVRNAGAAPIRTGDPGYGRHLDRDGDGVGCE, from the coding sequence ATGCAGACGAGGAAGCAGTCACGGCGGCCCAGGCACGGGTTCCTCCGCATACGGATATCGGCCGGAGCGGGCGCGCTCGCGCTGATCCTGACGGGGTGCGGAGGCGACGACGGCAACACGGACGCCCAGGGCGGGAAGGCCGCCGCGTCGGCCGGTTCTTCGGCCTCCGTGGATCGGGCGCTGGCACTCATGGACGACGAGCAGAGCACGGACGTGGGCAACAGCCTGGACGTGGACGTCCTCGACAACGACTCCGTCACCCTGGAGAACGGGGACCGGGCCGCGCTGCTCCACACCTACGACCCCGCCGAACTGACCCTGAGCATCGACACCGAGCCCGAGCACGGTTCCGCATCGGTGTCCGGGACCACGGTCACCTACACCGCCGGGGACGGGTACGCCGGCGAGGACGAGCTCACGTACGAGGTCCTCGTGAAGGGCACCGAGGTCCCCGCCGCCACCGCCGTCGTCCGCATCACCGTCGGCGCGGCCACCCCTGAAACGACTCCGACTCCCGTCTCGAATGCCTCGACCCCTGCCCCGGAGGCGACGGACCCGGCACCCGCGTACTACAAGAACTGCGACGCCGCACGCGCCGCCGGGGCCGCTCCCGTCGAGAAGGGTGATCCCGGCTACGCACCCCACCTGGACCGCGACGGCGACGGCGTGGGGTGCGAGCCGTGGGGCGAGTCCTCCTCTTCCTCCTCCTCCGACGGGAGCGGTACGCGTGGTGGTGGGGGTGGTGGCGGCAGCGTCTCCTACGCGAACTGCACCGCCGTACGGAACGCGGGCGCCGCGCCCATCCGGACCGGGGACCCGGGCTACGGGCGGCACTTGGACCGTGACGGGGACGGCGTCGGCTGCGAGTGA
- a CDS encoding phosphotransferase family protein, whose protein sequence is MKDRPSDIDETVLAATLGAWGIEPVLLTHAPVAFGDHHWVAADAEGRQTFVTVADLAHKPHCGRDAAGAWTGLSRAMNTAAMLESALGEAASVAPLRTGGGGTLLRLTDRYAVSVFPYVDAPAGHFGQVLDPGARRMLVERLTQLHITRAPLATPVHDPALPARGVIEVGLADPQRFRADAGPYAQRCQALLAANCTALHAALGRFDSSTARLTSEASTSPATAAVVTHGEPHPGNVLDPGGRTLLVDWDTVALAPPERDLWLATDAPEDLSRYAELTGHRPDPELLAYYELRWALDDMAAALDIFGARHPDTADTRQAWEGLVDAVTAPADGRR, encoded by the coding sequence ATGAAGGACCGGCCGTCCGATATCGACGAAACCGTCCTGGCCGCCACCCTCGGGGCCTGGGGCATCGAACCCGTCCTGCTCACCCACGCCCCGGTCGCCTTCGGCGACCACCACTGGGTCGCGGCCGACGCGGAAGGACGGCAGACCTTCGTCACGGTCGCCGACCTCGCGCACAAGCCGCACTGCGGACGGGATGCGGCCGGGGCGTGGACAGGTCTGAGCCGCGCCATGAACACGGCCGCGATGCTCGAATCCGCCCTCGGTGAAGCGGCGTCGGTGGCACCACTACGCACCGGCGGTGGCGGGACGCTGCTCCGCCTGACCGACCGGTACGCCGTGAGCGTCTTCCCGTACGTGGACGCGCCCGCCGGCCACTTCGGCCAAGTGCTGGACCCCGGGGCGCGAAGAATGCTGGTGGAGCGCCTGACCCAACTACACATCACGCGAGCCCCGTTGGCGACCCCAGTGCATGACCCGGCGTTGCCGGCTCGCGGGGTGATCGAAGTCGGCCTGGCCGATCCACAGCGTTTCCGCGCGGATGCGGGCCCGTACGCGCAACGGTGCCAAGCCCTGCTGGCAGCCAACTGCACAGCGCTGCACGCAGCGTTGGGCCGTTTCGACAGCAGCACGGCAAGGCTCACGTCCGAGGCGTCGACCTCTCCCGCCACCGCCGCGGTGGTCACCCACGGCGAGCCCCACCCCGGCAACGTCCTGGACCCCGGAGGCCGTACCCTCCTGGTCGACTGGGACACCGTCGCTCTCGCACCGCCGGAGCGCGACCTCTGGCTCGCCACCGACGCCCCGGAGGACCTGTCCCGTTACGCCGAACTCACCGGCCACCGCCCGGACCCGGAGCTGCTCGCGTACTACGAACTCCGCTGGGCCCTGGACGACATGGCCGCCGCGCTCGACATCTTCGGCGCCCGGCACCCGGACACGGCCGACACGCGGCAGGCGTGGGAGGGCCTGGTCGACGCGGTGACCGCGCCGGCGGACGGTCGGCGCTAG